A DNA window from Betta splendens chromosome 6, fBetSpl5.4, whole genome shotgun sequence contains the following coding sequences:
- the arsa gene encoding arylsulfatase A: protein MASCCLRAWSLWLLCSCAASPPNFVLLFADDLGFGDLGCYGHPSSLTPNLDRLAAAGLRLTDFYCTSPVCSPSRASLLTGRYQTRSGIYPGVLYPGSVGGLPLNETTIAEVLKPLGYATAAVGKWHLGLGANGTFLPTKQGFDHFLGIPYSHDMGPCQNLTCFPPDVKCFGVCDVGTVTVPLMYGEVIKQQPVNFPELESAYSDFAVDFITASAKNKQPFFLYYPSHHTHYPQYAGAGAAGRSLRGPFGDSLLEFDNTVGNLMTTLKKTGVINNTLVFFTADNGPELMRMSRGGNSGALKCGKGTTYEGGMREPAIAYWPGRIQPGVTHELASTLDILPTIASLAGATLPKVMLDGVDMTEILVKRGKSKREAMMFYPVDPSEKYGLFALRLGKYKAHFYTRGSSHSSTVPDQDCSVLTALKFHDPPLIFDVEADPSENYPLSLEERPDLQDVLKRIKAVKTQFEASMVFGESQISKGSDPNLRPCCNPECSPKPSCCHC from the exons atggcctcctgctgcctgcgcGCGTGGAGCCTGtggctgctctgcagctgcgcGGCCTCTCCGCCGAACTTCGTGCTGCTGTTCGCCGATGACCTGGGCTTCGGGGACCTGGGCTGCTACGGGCACCCCAGCTCCCTCACGCCGAACCTGGACCGCCTGGCTGCGGCGGGGCTGCGCCTTACGGACTTCTACTGCACCAGCCCGGTGTGCAGCCCGTCCAG AGCGTCGCTGCTGACGGGCCGCTATCAGACCCGCTCAGGTATCTACCCAGGGGTGCTGTACCCCGGCTCTGTGGGTGGGCTTCCTCTGAATGAGACCACCATCGCCGAGGTGTTGAAGCCTCTGGGCTACGCCACCGCCGCCGTGGGGAAGTGGCACCTGGGACTCGGCGCCAACGGGACCTTTCTCCCAACTAAACAGGGCTTCGACCACTTCCTGGGCATCCCCTACTCCCACGACATG GGCCCCTGCCAAAACCTGACGTGTTTCCCCCCAGATGTGAAATGCTTCGGCGTGTGCGACGTGGGCACCGTGACCGTGCCTCTGATGTACGGCGAGGTCATCAAGCAGCAGCCGGTCAACTTCCCGGAGCTGGAGAGCGCGTACAGTGACTTCGCTGTGGATTTTATCACCGCGTCAGCCAAGAACAAGCAGCCTTTCTTCCTCTACTACCCGTCCCAC CATACCCACTATCCCCAGTATGCGGGTGCGGGGGCCGCTGGCAGGTCTTTAAGGGGCCCTTTCGGAGATTCTCTGTTGGAGTTTGACAACACTGTGGGAAACCTGATGACAACTCTGAAGAAGACGGGAGTTATCAACAACACACTGGTCTTCTTCACGGCTGATAATGG GCCTGAACTGATGCGTATGTCTCGTGGGGGCAACTCCGGCGCTCTGAAATGCGGGAAAGGCACCACATATGAAGGGGGCATGAGGGAGCCGGCCATCGCCTATTGGCCGGGGAGGATCCAGCCAG GTGTGACTCATGAGTTGGCCAGCACTCTAGACATCCTCCCCACTATTGCAAGTCTGGCAGGAGCCACACTGCCCAAGGTGATGCTGGATGGAGTCGACATGACAGAAATCCTTGTCAAACGAGGAAAG AGCAAAAGGGAGGCAATGATGTTCTATCCCGTTGATCCCAGTGAAAAGTATGGCCTGTTTGCTCTCAGGCTGGGGAAATACAAGGCCCACTTCTATACACGAG GCTCCTCCCACAGCTCTACAGTCCCCGACCAGGACTGCTCTGTACTCACAGCCCTCAAGTTCCACGACCCGCCTCTGATTTTCGACGTGGAGGCCGACCCTTCAGAGAACTACCCCCTTTCTTTAGAGGAAAGACCCGATCTGCAAGATGTGCTGAAGAGGATCAAGGCGGTGAAAACCCAGTTCGAAGCCTCCATGGTGTTTGGAGAGAGCCAGATATCAAAAGGAAGCGACCCGAACCTGCGGCCTTGCTGCAACCCCGAGTGCAGCCCCAAGCccagctgctgccactgctga